The Eikenella corrodens genome segment GCGCCTCATGTCTGCCTGCCGTATTGGCTTGCCTTGCCGTATTTGCCGCATTACTCATGCGGCTTGCTGCCTGGCATGAAAAAGATGTTCAGCGATGTGCCACTTGCTGCACAAACGCTTCTGCAGCGCGTCGGGCGGCGGCATCCAAATCCAGCAGGCCTTCCAGGCTGTGGTGGCTACCTGAAAAATCCTGCTCCAGGCAATGCCGCACCGTGCGTGCGATATCGGTGAAGCGGATACGGCCGGCCAAAAAGGCGGCCACGGCGATTTCGTTGGCGGCATTGAGCACGCAGGGCACGCCGCCGCCGGCCTGCATGGCCTGATAGGCCAGTTCCAGGCAGGGGAAACGGCGGTAGTCGGGCGTTTCAAAGGTGAGCGCGGAGAGGGCGGCGAAATCCAGCGGCGGCACACCGGAGGCGATGCGTTCGGGTAGGCCGAGGCAGTAGGCGATGGGCGTGCGCATATCGGGCGTGCCCATTTGCGCCAGCACCGAGCCGTCGGCATAACGCACCATGCTGTGCACCACGCTTTGCGGGTGGATAACGGTTTCCAGTTTGTCCGACGGGCAGTTGAACAGCCAGTGTGCTTCAATCAGCTCCAGGCCTTTGTTCATCATGGTGGCGCTGTCCACTGAAATTTTGCGCCCCATCTGCCAGTTGGGGTGTTTCACCGCCTGCTCGGGCGTGATGGCGGGGAAATCGGCCAAGTCGGTGTGCAGGAAGGGGCCGCCGGAAGCGGTGAGGATGATGGATTGCACGCCGTTATGTTTCAGGCAGCCTTTTTCCGGCGGCAACACTTGGTAGATGGCGTTGTGTTCGCTGTCTACCGGCAGGATGCGGGCGCCGGATTGGGCGGCGGTTTGCATGAAGAGGCTACCTGAAACCACCAGCGTTTCTTTGTTGGCCAGGTAGATGGTTTTGCCGGCGCGGGCGGCGGCCAGCGTGGGCGGCAGGCCGGCGGCGCCGACGATGGCGGCCATCACGCCGTCGGTTTCCGGCGCGGCGGCAATGTCGCACAAGGCTTGTTCGCCGTGCAGCACTTCGGTTTGGCAGCCGGCGGCGGCCAGCTGCGCGCGCAGTTCGGCGGCTTGCGCTTCGTTGGCGGTTACGGCGTATTGCGGGCGGAAGGCAAGGCATTGTTCGGCCAGCTTGGCGGTTTGGCTGTGGCCGCTGAGGGCGAAGATGCGGAAGCGTTCGGGGTGGCGGACAACCACATCGAGCGTGCTGGTGCCGATGCTGCCGGTGCTGCCGAGGATGGTGAGGGACTGGGTCATGGTTGGCGTGTTTCAGGTAGCTTTTTTTGCTTATAGTGATTCATTTTAAACCAGCATGGCGTTGGTTTGTTGCCTGACTCTACTTAAACTTAATCGACGGTATATAGAAGGGAATAGGAGGTAGATTTATTTTTCAGGTAGCCTCCAATGCGGGCGGCAGGCTACCTGAAAATGTTGGGGGAAACAAGCCGGGTTTTGCAAAGGCCTTGGTTTGCCGGGCATGGCAGCCGCAGGGAAATGCCGCTAAGCCAGTCTGCAATATTCAACGGCAGCGGAAAGGCGGTTTCCGGCTGCCGTTTGGTTTGCTGCTTTAGGAGCGATATTGCGCCATCAGTTCGCAGTAGTTTGGGTAGTGCTCTTTGCTCACAAAGCCGCGTATCAGGCTCATGGTTTGGTAGATGCCGCGCCGTTTGGCGTTTTCGTCCCAGCAGCCGATGTGCTGGGAGTTGTCGAAGTCGAACCAGTATTTGGTGAGCAGCCACACGTTTAAGCCGAGCTCGCGCAGGGCTTCGTCGTCGGCCTCGATGATACCTTTGTCGCGCAGTTCGATGAAGATTTTCACCAAAAGCGGGGAGATTTTCACATGGGTGAATTCGTTGTGTTCGCCCAAAAGCTGCTTGCTGCGGACGAGAAGGGTGTTTACGTCGCTGAATAAAAAGCGGTATTCCCACAGGATGTCGTACACGCCCTGTAGGTATTCCCCCATTTTGGCCATGCTGTCGGGCAGCTCGGTTTGGCGGATGTAGTCGAGCAGTTTGTTGCTGTAGCGCTGGAACAGCTGAACGATGATTTCGTCTTTATTACGAAAATGATAATACAGGTTGCCCGGGCTGATGCCGAGGCGTTGTGAGATGTGGTTGGTGCTGATGTTGCGCTCACCCTCCTCGTTGAACAGTTGGAGGCTGATGTCGATGATTCGGTTGTAGGTGTTGGGTTTGCCGGGCTTCCTGGGCATGGGTTGTCTCCTTGGCTGCAACGTGAATTCTGCCTATGCGAGAGGCTACCTGAAAATGAGATAGCGGAATTTTAATACATTATCAATTATCTTGCCTTATAGCTAAAGCACCTATTTTTCATGCGGCATTGCTTTGCCGCCTGAGCAGGAAAAATAAGTGCCGTAGCTTCCTTATCCCAACCACACCGGTTCGGGCTCCAGCCGCACGCCGAAGCGTTGGTAAACGCTGTTTTGCACGTGTTCGGACAAACAGCGTACGTCTTCGGCGCAGGCTCCGCCGAGGTTAATCAGCACCAGCGCTTGTTTTTGGTGTACGGCGGCATGGCCTTCGCGGTGGCCTTTGAGCCCGCATTGGTCGATAAGCCATCCGGCGGCGAGTTTGGCCTGACCGCCCGGCTGGGGATATACCGGCAGGGCAGGGTGCTGCTGTTTCAGTGCGGCGGCCTGTTCGGCGGAAACGATGGGATTTTTATAGAAGCTGCCGCAGCTGCCGGTTTCGGCGGGGTTGGGCAGCTTGCGGCGGCGGATGCGGCACACGGCTTCGGCCACGATGGCAGCGGTGAGCGGCGCGCCTTGGGCCAGGGTTTCGGCTTCGGCCTGCACGTCGCCGTAGTGCAGCTTGGGCTTGAATTCGCTATCCAGTGCGAACGTTACCGCCGTAATCACGAAGCGGCCGCCAGATTGTTTGAACACGCTGTCGCGGTAGGCAAAACGGCAGTCGGCATGGCTGAACGATACTGGTTTGCCGCTGTCTAAATCCCAAGCGTGCACGGTTTCGATACAGCTTTCGGCTTCCACGCCGTAGGCACCGATATTCTGCACCGGTGCAGCGCCCACTGTGCCGGGAATCAGGCTGAGGTTTTCCAGCCCGCTCAAGCCTTGCGCGATGGTGTGCTGTACGAAATCGTGCCAGTTTTCGCCGGCCTGTGCGGTGATGCGCATTTTGCCGCCGCCGGCCGGCTCTGGCACGGAAATGCCTTTATTGGCCATGCGCACCACCAGTCCGTCGTAGTCCTTCATCAGCAGGATATTGCTGCCGCCGCCCAGCCACAGGGTGCGCTCGCGGCGGTATTCGGGCAGTTGGAAAATTTCAGGTAGCCTTTCGGCTGCGTCTAATGTGTAGAGCGCGGCAGCACGGGCGGGTAGGCCGAAGGTGTTCAGCGCGGTTAAATCGGCATCGTATTGCAGTTTATTCATCGTCTTCATGTTCCAGCATTTCTTGGCTTACTGTTGCCAAACACCACAAGAGGGCAACGGCGGCACAACCCAGCGACAGCACCAATGCCGCCCAGAAGCCGTAAATCCCCATGCTCGTGCCGAAGGCCAGCAGGCAGCCCAGCCCGAGGCCAACCACCCAGAAAGCGATGCCGTGAATCACCATCGGCAGTTTGGTTACCTTATAGCCGCGCAAGGCGTAGGAAGCGATACATTGGATGGCGTCGGCCAATTGGAAGGCGGCGGCAAACAGCAGGATGGTGGCGCCGAGGCCGATTACGGCTTGGTCGTCGGTGTAAACGCGCATAATCGGATAGCGGAACAGCAGGGTGAGCACGGCGGTAACGATAGCCAGGGTTGAGCCGCAGGCCAAGGCCACGCCGGAGGCATAACGCGCTTGGAAATAGCGGTCGGCACCGATGGCATAGCCCACGCGCACGGTAACTGCTGCGCCGATGCCTTGCGGAATCACATAAATCAGGCTGGTGATGCTGTTTACTACTTGCTGAGCAGCCACGTGGTCTTCGGCATTGCCCGGCAGTTGGGCAATCAGCATCATCATCACGGTAAATAAGCTAACTTCGAGGAAGAAAGACAAGCCAATCGGCACGCCCAGCTTGGTGATTTGGCGGAAAATCTTGGCGCTGGGTTTGGAGAAGCGGGCGAACAGGCCGAAGCGTTGGAAATATTTCTGTTTGGCAATATAAGCCCACAGCGCGGCGGCGTTAAACCAGAATACTAGGGTGCTGGCCAGGCCGCAGCCCGCACCGCCCAAGGCCGGCATACCCAAATCGCCGTAAACGAAGATGTGGTTGAGCGGGATGTTTAAAAACAGGCTGATCCAGCTCATCCACATAATGGGTTTGGGTTTGCCCAAGCTGGAAGCGAAAGCATGCAACGCACGGTGGATCATGGCTGCCGGCATGGAAAGGGCAATCAGACCCACATACAAGGCAAATTGCCGTTTTACTTCGGCATCCAAGTCGAGAAAGCTATTGAAGGGCTGAATCATCAGCCACAGCAGAATCATGCCGATAATGCCCAGCATCAGGCCATACAATATGCCCTGCCGGCCCAGTTCGGCCACCTTCTCGACTTCGCCTGCGCCGTGCTCTTGGGCAATCATCGGATTAAGCGCGGTCATGATGCCGAGGAAGGTTATGTAAACAGTAACGAATGCGCTGCTGCCCAGTGCCACGGCAGCCAAATCAGTTTTGCCTGCGCCACCGGCCATTACCGTATCCACGAACCCCAGCCCCACTTGCGCAATCTGCGCCAATAGCATGGGCACCGCCAAAGCGCCCAATTTGGAGGCTTCTTTGCGGAAAACGGCGGGGGAATAACGGTTTAGGTCGAGCAGCATAATCAAAAATAAGAGTGGAACACGGGCGTGATTTTAGCAGAAATGCAACATAAGTTGTAGTAACGCAACACTTACCGCCTGGGATTTATGAATGTATTTCGCAATAGTATGCTTGATTTATCGAGGGAAATATTTTTCCCTGCTGTGTTGCGGATTTCGTCTGGCAAAATCTGCTCGGATACTATTTTTAGAGTAGACAAAATTAGAAAAACGTGGAAACGGCCGAGGTTCGGCGTAAAGACTACCTGAAAACGAAGCGCGGCACAGTCAAAACTAAATGTGTTGCTGTGCCGACATTTTCAGGTAGCCTTTGCGGCGGGCAAGATGAAGATTTAAATAAAGCGGCATTTGATGCTGATGAAGGCAGTTGTCGCGCAAAACTAAAGGCACGCCGGAATTGCTTCCGCCGTGCCTTGGCTTTAACTATAGCTTACTGCCGACCTGCTTGGGTGGTGGGGTTGATTAAGATTTCCACACGGCGGTTTTGCGCGCGGCCGCTTTCGGTGGAGTTATCGGCCACCGGCGAGCGTGAGCCGTAGCCCACGGTGCTGATGCGGCTGGCAGCCACGCCGCGGCCGGTGAGGTAGCCGGCTACCGAACGGGCGCGGTTTTTAGACAAGGGGTTGTTGATGCGGTCGTTGCCGGTGTTGTCGGTGTGGCCGGCTACAGTAATGGTGGTTTCCGGATACTGCGTCAGCACATTGGCCACGGTGTTGAGCGAATTTACTGCGTCCGGGCTCAGGCTGGAGCTGTTGGTGGCGAAGGTTACGCCGCTGGGCATGGTCAGCTTGATTTGGTCACCTTGGCGTTGCACTTCCACCGGCGTGTTGGCCAGCTCTTGGCGCAGACGGTTTTCTTGCACGTCCATATAGGCACCGACACCCGCGCCTACCACGCCGCAGCCCAGCGCCGC includes the following:
- the murB gene encoding UDP-N-acetylmuramate dehydrogenase is translated as MNKLQYDADLTALNTFGLPARAAALYTLDAAERLPEIFQLPEYRRERTLWLGGGSNILLMKDYDGLVVRMANKGISVPEPAGGGKMRITAQAGENWHDFVQHTIAQGLSGLENLSLIPGTVGAAPVQNIGAYGVEAESCIETVHAWDLDSGKPVSFSHADCRFAYRDSVFKQSGGRFVITAVTFALDSEFKPKLHYGDVQAEAETLAQGAPLTAAIVAEAVCRIRRRKLPNPAETGSCGSFYKNPIVSAEQAAALKQQHPALPVYPQPGGQAKLAAGWLIDQCGLKGHREGHAAVHQKQALVLINLGGACAEDVRCLSEHVQNSVYQRFGVRLEPEPVWLG
- a CDS encoding OmpA family protein, with protein sequence MMKRLTVLTLAATFALNGCVTDPVTGQQTISKTALFGLGGAAACGAVGALTHGSKGARNAALGCGVVGAGVGAYMDVQENRLRQELANTPVEVQRQGDQIKLTMPSGVTFATNSSSLSPDAVNSLNTVANVLTQYPETTITVAGHTDNTGNDRINNPLSKNRARSVAGYLTGRGVAASRISTVGYGSRSPVADNSTESGRAQNRRVEILINPTTQAGRQ
- the ispC gene encoding 1-deoxy-D-xylulose-5-phosphate reductoisomerase translates to MTQSLTILGSTGSIGTSTLDVVVRHPERFRIFALSGHSQTAKLAEQCLAFRPQYAVTANEAQAAELRAQLAAAGCQTEVLHGEQALCDIAAAPETDGVMAAIVGAAGLPPTLAAARAGKTIYLANKETLVVSGSLFMQTAAQSGARILPVDSEHNAIYQVLPPEKGCLKHNGVQSIILTASGGPFLHTDLADFPAITPEQAVKHPNWQMGRKISVDSATMMNKGLELIEAHWLFNCPSDKLETVIHPQSVVHSMVRYADGSVLAQMGTPDMRTPIAYCLGLPERIASGVPPLDFAALSALTFETPDYRRFPCLELAYQAMQAGGGVPCVLNAANEIAVAAFLAGRIRFTDIARTVRHCLEQDFSGSHHSLEGLLDLDAAARRAAEAFVQQVAHR
- a CDS encoding MATE family efflux transporter — its product is MLLDLNRYSPAVFRKEASKLGALAVPMLLAQIAQVGLGFVDTVMAGGAGKTDLAAVALGSSAFVTVYITFLGIMTALNPMIAQEHGAGEVEKVAELGRQGILYGLMLGIIGMILLWLMIQPFNSFLDLDAEVKRQFALYVGLIALSMPAAMIHRALHAFASSLGKPKPIMWMSWISLFLNIPLNHIFVYGDLGMPALGGAGCGLASTLVFWFNAAALWAYIAKQKYFQRFGLFARFSKPSAKIFRQITKLGVPIGLSFFLEVSLFTVMMMLIAQLPGNAEDHVAAQQVVNSITSLIYVIPQGIGAAVTVRVGYAIGADRYFQARYASGVALACGSTLAIVTAVLTLLFRYPIMRVYTDDQAVIGLGATILLFAAAFQLADAIQCIASYALRGYKVTKLPMVIHGIAFWVVGLGLGCLLAFGTSMGIYGFWAALVLSLGCAAVALLWCLATVSQEMLEHEDDE
- a CDS encoding TetR/AcrR family transcriptional regulator, with product MPRKPGKPNTYNRIIDISLQLFNEEGERNISTNHISQRLGISPGNLYYHFRNKDEIIVQLFQRYSNKLLDYIRQTELPDSMAKMGEYLQGVYDILWEYRFLFSDVNTLLVRSKQLLGEHNEFTHVKISPLLVKIFIELRDKGIIEADDEALRELGLNVWLLTKYWFDFDNSQHIGCWDENAKRRGIYQTMSLIRGFVSKEHYPNYCELMAQYRS